The Amycolatopsis sp. DG1A-15b genome window below encodes:
- a CDS encoding class I SAM-dependent methyltransferase — protein MTGAWEWDPSLYSGSARYYARGRVAYPADFATAFATELGLDGSGRLLDVGCGPGSLTLPLAGSFEEAVGLDADGDMLAEAARLAADAGIGNCRWVHRRAEELPAGLGRFRVATFAQSFHWFDRPRVAAAVRGMLVPDGVCAHVHASTHETVHPAIAELVRAYLGPVRRAGRGSLPDGTAGGEAAVYRAAGFHGPRRFELPGRVVTRTADEVVAGVFSLSSSAPHLFGERRPAFEADLRRRLAPAETFTVRLREIAVDLWFTRGC, from the coding sequence GTGACCGGCGCGTGGGAATGGGACCCGTCCCTCTACTCGGGCAGCGCGCGGTACTACGCGCGGGGCCGCGTGGCGTATCCCGCGGATTTCGCCACGGCCTTCGCCACCGAGCTCGGGCTGGACGGATCGGGACGGCTGCTCGACGTCGGCTGCGGACCCGGGTCGCTGACGCTGCCGCTCGCCGGATCGTTCGAGGAAGCGGTCGGGCTCGACGCCGACGGGGACATGCTCGCCGAGGCAGCCCGGCTGGCGGCGGACGCCGGAATCGGGAACTGCCGGTGGGTGCACCGGCGCGCGGAGGAACTGCCGGCGGGGCTGGGGCGGTTCCGGGTGGCCACGTTCGCGCAGTCGTTCCACTGGTTCGACCGGCCCCGCGTCGCCGCCGCGGTGCGCGGAATGCTGGTGCCGGACGGGGTCTGCGCCCACGTGCACGCGTCGACGCACGAGACCGTGCACCCCGCGATCGCGGAGCTGGTGCGTGCCTACCTCGGCCCGGTGCGGCGCGCGGGACGCGGTTCGCTGCCGGACGGCACGGCCGGCGGCGAGGCGGCGGTCTACCGCGCGGCGGGCTTCCACGGCCCGCGGCGGTTCGAGCTGCCGGGGCGGGTCGTGACCCGGACGGCCGACGAGGTCGTCGCCGGGGTGTTTTCGCTGTCGAGTTCGGCACCGCACCTGTTCGGCGAACGGCGGCCCGCGTTCGAGGCGGACCTGCGGCGGCGGCTGGCCCCGGCGGAGACGTTCACCGTGCGGCTGCGCGAGATCGCCGTCGACCTGTGGTTCACCAGGGGTTGTTGA